Part of the Toxotes jaculatrix isolate fToxJac2 chromosome 8, fToxJac2.pri, whole genome shotgun sequence genome is shown below.
ctctaattgtttttttttttttgatccaaCAGGTGGCCAAACGCTGGGGCCAGTGCAAGAACAAACCCAAGATGAACTACGAAAAGTTGAGCCGTGGGCTGCGTTACTACTACCACAAGAACATCATCCACAAGACGGCAGGCAAACGCTATGTCTACCGCTTTGTCTGCGACATGCAGGGCATGTTGGGAAAGACAGCGCAGGAGGTCCTGACCAGTCTGAACGTTTTgcccacaaacacagatacGTGGCAGTGCCCTGGGGTTCCGGCGGCAGTGACGTCAGAGCTCAGCAGTGAAACATGGGCATCGCAGTAGGAAACAGGTGCCTGGACTGGACTGATGCTGCTGGCTGAGAGTGACCAGCATATTTTAACAGAGTACTACAGCCTACAAAGTGAACACTGCCTCTTCAGTGTCCCGGCTGAACTACAGTGTCCTCGCGGGGTGATGTTGTCACAGTCAGGAGCCAGTTTGTAGATGCTGCATTTCAGggaaccccccccaccccctccaaaCTCAAAAATTCATCATGCAATCAGTCTTTAAAGGCAATATATTACCTTTTTCTTTGATAATAAATCATGCTAAATATAAGTCTCTCAACATCTGATCCATAAACACAGATCTCCTTAACCTCAGGGCTACATGACTGCAGCCAGGGGGCGTTTTAGCACTAGAAATAAATACGTTTTGCAACATTTGAGGCATTGATTTGTAAATAGTGTTTATATGAACCCATATATAGAGTTTTGTGCATTtatgccattttttaaaatacaaaacttgTGTCTACCTCTGTTCCTAATCAGAATAACATAAACTGAGATCATTTTCAGGCACTCACTGTGAAAGTTTTTAGCCTGTGTGTcaatttttttgtgtaaataaactGTGTATAAAGTTTCACAAGTTCCTACATTCTATGAATTCTGCAATTAATTATGACagtattaaaaatgtgtgtttctggtaCTCAGTGTGACTTTCTGTTTTTGATCTATTGTTTTTATTACCTAAGGTGTTACTCATATCTTAGGTGTCTTAGTTAGAAGGTTCTGTGAACACATTGAGAAAACAATACAGCAATGTATCGTTATTAGAAAATATACTTTGTAATTTGTACTCTTGAATACTTAAGTATGTTTAAAAGCAAGTACTCCACAGTACTTTaacactttacatttttctcatttttaatagtttttactTCTACAGCTTTCGCACAAACTACATGCAGAAActgggtttttatgtatgtacaatgtttgtgtgaaatgtcttttcttttttttcggggggggggggggtctcgcCCAGatagtaattcaatgtagaaccgccactggtTAAGCCTTGGATGCCTCTTGGACGCGTCATCAAGCGGTATATTCGTATGCACAAGGAAGTGGGGCAGTGAAAGTACACctacttacacacactcactcacgcCTTATTTTCAGATCGCTCAGCGCCCGAGAAGCTAAGTAATGTCCTGCAAAAGCATAAAGATGTGTTTAGCGAACACGCTGGAGGACCTGACCAAGCAGAACTTTGATAAATTTTGCCACCAGCTTCTGGACCGCAGGGAAGAGCCGAAGGTCAGACGCAACAGGGTGGAGGGTAAAAACTTTTTAGATATCACAGACGTCCTGGTGTCAACTTTTACCGAGGCCGGAGCTCTTCATGTGGCTGTGGAGATACTCAGGCAGATTGGCTGCAACGCGGAGGCAGAGGAACTCGGTGAGATCAATGTACACTGCGCCTCCGCTGTCAGCTGTTTCACTGGCGAATATACCGTGTGTACATGTGACGCACAGTTCACAGCCTTATCTAGGACAACACGTATTATATTTTCAGATGGAATATAAAAACTAGACCACACCTATAGCACTGGCTGAGGCGCAGACTAATGTTTAACAAAGAGTAAACTGTATGCAGGAAATCAGTTCGTGCTATTTTAACAtacgtgtttctgtgtgtttttacagtcaGAGAAACAACTGGAGGATTTTAGACATCTCATTTTGACGGtgccaggattttttttgtttttactctcagCATACACTGAAGTTTTCAGCAATGTAAGGCCGTGTGCAAAGAATAGAGCTGCGatacaaatctgtgttttcttcaACGTTTTACAGATGCAAGACCCCCAGCATGAGCCATCTCACGTGGAAAGGTACACACTGCCTGCCTTATAATGACGTTTCCCTCCACTGCCTACAGACAAGATCCATCTGCTAATTTGTCTAAAATTTAGAACTATCTAGTTTCTCTTATCACCAGTAACCACAGGTGGTGCAGGCAGAACTGAATTCAAAATGATTGGGACTTTGACcccttttcatttccatttcccaACCTGGTGATTTGCAGTAAATCTGTGCGTCCAGGTAACTCAGTATCTGTGCAGGAGTGTCTTTGATGATTCCACTTCACAGACAGTTTCTGTCATTCCCGATTTTTCTATGATTTAAATATCAGCATTATGGATCTGTGGGTCAGGAAGGTCTGAATGCCATTCAGACAGACTCTCTTCAACCTCAGCATTAACACAGTACTTAAATTTTCAACTAACAGCAGCACCTTGGGTCGTGGCTCACCTGTgactgaaacagacacaaaacaatgcTCTGCTCACATTTCTCACTATTATGCAATTAACTTAAACTGACCAACAACACTATGTAGATAGTTTTAACAGCGCACAATGGGGTGTTTTTTGACAAGTGTCATTGTCTTCCTCCTCAGGGAAACACTTGAAGAATCAACATGTGTGCCCTTTTCAAGAAAGTCAGCATCACCATACTGAAGGAACTGCCCAGCAAGAACTTTGTCATACAAAAGAATGACCTGCAGACACTAAAGACTAAAGGCATCAGTGTTTTGCACTTTGTCTTCCACAATAAAACAGTCTTTCTCAAGCTTTTCCTCAGTTTTTAATGAGTGAATAAACTCAGTTGCTCAGTAACAGTTTTAAAAGTACAACACAGGCATTTATTAACATTGGTCTTATCAGGTATTTGAATCAATATGCTAGTACTGTGTAATTCCACAGTACATTTGTCTATATAAATGGACTTAATATTGACAAAAAATAGACTTTTATCTGTATTCAAGCTATAACTAGGTGTTGACACATTCATCTGgattttgtgcatttttcttcttccaggAAGAGGTAAGCATTGCATATGCAAATCCATCCTCAATAAACAGCTTTTAGTGTTCATACCTTCATCTAATAAGGTATAATTTACAATAGAAGAGTTGTAATTAATGGACTTTATTAATGGTGATAATAATGTATTACTGATACCTGGTACTTGTATGCTACATATGCTACAAAAAAGAGGGGATTTATTGGTTATAGGATAAAGGGGAGAATGgtgtcctcctccagctccttttcAGCTTCCTCCTTATGGGCCTGCtggggagacagaaaaaaacatgaagtgaGACAGGCCATCCAAGacatcagagaaaaacacaaaatctacAAACCTGCAAGACTGTACTTCAACTTTACTGTCGCCAAGGGGAAATTACAGCCAGGTAAAACACAGGACACACGTGAGATACAAATATGTAACAGCTGTATAATGTGATGTGTGGCACTGGAGGAGgtttctctgtcctcctgtaaGGCTGCAGTGGATATTCATCATAAAACCTGCAGCAAGAGGTCTTTCATATCTTACAGAGCACTACATGAAGAAGTAGTACACATTAAGACAGTACAGCTAAACCTTTCCAGGTTATAATACATGCCTGGTGCTTTGGACCTTTTCCCTCTGGTCTGTCTCTTCCTGGCAGCTGCAGCCCGCTTTTGGTCACGCTGCAGAATGTATCTTATAGCGACCTCCATTTTGGACCATGGCTGACAGGTTGACTTCTTTCCCAGGAGGAATTGGACATAGCTGTGTATCGAGGGAAGAACAGTGGCCTTTAATGTCTCCTGACATACCAACACAAGATCTCATGCGATTCACTTGCATTTTATCATACTTGATTTTTGCCTCGCTCTTCGACTCGTACAGACCCCTCAGCGTCTCAGATTTGTAAATGCCAAAGCCAACGAGGGCCTGTCCTTCTTGGAGGGACCTCACTTTGGCTTTCTTGCAATGATCTCGGACTTCTTTCGAAACCTCAGGGTAAGCCATCGCATATCGAGTAAAGGAATCCTTTAGACAAAAAACAAGGCAAGTGTGTTTGCAAACATAAAAATAGTTAATTCACATGCATATGAtctataaatacaaatatgatACCACAAGAAAAGAGTTAAAATACATAAGGGTTAGTAGCATTGTCCAGTCCATAACTGGCAAACAATTTTCAACACCACAAAGGCACATATTGAGCAACTGATCTCCTCATGGGTGCATTATGtagttgaaagaaaaaaaaaagtgaatagtGTCCACATCCAGCCTCAGTCAGGTAAAGATGCAAGGCAAAAACCtgcaaagaaaaaggagaagttGTCCGCACGCTGACATTTGCGAGTTCCaagctgttttattattatttattgcaACACTTTGTCCTATAACGTTTTCTTCCATGTGGGTCCATGTGAACAAAAAGCAGGGTACATacatagaaataaaaatcatttataCATTAAACATTGTAAACAATTAAACGATTTCCCCATTGTTTAAATGAGGAATTACTTAAAACAAcacttaaaacaacaaatttaaagggtcatttcctttattttctctATATGTTGCCACTTGGGGCCAAGATGCAcaccacttcctgttttatttataatcTTTACATTGtacacgtttttttttaaatatatatattgcaaaaatgtaaaaattgtacaaaacatgttttactttATGTCTTTTATAGGCTACAGTTTTCTCCTGAGGACATTAAGCGTTATTTTGTATCATCTGATCTCTTAATAGTGGAGCTGTCACTTTTTGTTTATATATCGTGCTTTTTGCTCTCATTTGCCTGATGAAGGCTTTGTAGCCTGAAAAGTTTGAGTTTGTAAAAACTTCTGGGATCTTGCAAATTTCAGGGTGCGGACAGAatctcatttttctttacagtaCCTTGTTGGCCATCAGTCGTCTCTGACTCATTGTGGGCTCTCCATTTTTGGGCTCCATCTGATGGCTTGCCACTAGGAAGGCAGTGTAGCTCACATCATTCTCCAGCAGCCATTTGAAGGTTTTACCGTTGTACTGGCCAAACTGAATCACAAACCTGCTCAGAACGAGCCTACCATTGGAAGGGTCCCCTCCCTCAGACAGAACGAGGGCCCTCGCTTCAGCTTCCACCTCCTCTGGCTCCTTAACTGTTACAGGATGACCTTGTCTACGTTGAGTCTTAGCCTCCTGTGAGGGCGCTGTCTCCAACTCCCCGTTAGAGGTCTTGCGAAAAGTAGGGTCACCTTTCTAAAGAAGaggaacaaaaatgaaaacaaaccgGAAACAGAAATGTGAGAATCATTGTTAATGACCGGCCATACATCAAAGGgaaaaatttaatttcactgagTAAAGTTGAACTTACGTCCACACATGCTTTGGTTTTTGAATCTGTGGAGAAAGATAACAAAACCGTGAAAGGCTGATATAGGATTAAATTTTTTAGTTTAAGTTTCCCATGTGCAACAAACAGTGCTTCATAGACCCCACTAATATCAACACTACTGAccttttatttatcagtttattACTGACCTTTCTTATTATTTCTGCCCCGATTCTGTGttactgtgtatttatgtagtaCTTAAAGTCCTTTgtctttaatgaaaaaaatatacgCAGTTATTTCATTGTTATTCTGTCTGAAATAATTCTCCACACTGCTgttttgtaaaatgtgtgtgagtctgagtctgagcttGAAGGAAGCTGTGGTGAAGACTTCCCCTCCAGCTGAATGACACCGTGACTAAAGTGTCCCTGAACTGTACCTAAGGCAAATCtgattcttatttttattatgtttaagtttgtgtgtttgcttgtttcagAGTCAAAACTGCAGCACAATATTATTACATGTTCGGTACAGTAAGCCCATGTTAAGAAGAGTGAAGTAAATATGTGCATTACACATTCCCTTCGATGGTTTCCTGTATAAAATCTATCATAGGGGCCTTTCAGACTTCAGTGCCCTGGGGCCCATTTTCTTAGAGTCCGTCCATAGTTTACAGTATGAACCTGACCGTCTCTactgaacattattttttttttaagtcatgcAGTGTACTCACCCAGTGTATCTGCCACCTGGTTGCAGTTAATCTGCCTCAGTACTTCCAGAGTCACTGTACGAGCTCCGGGTTCGGTGAAGGTTGAAACCAGGAAGTCGGCAATCTCCAAGCAAGTTTTACCCTCCACATCTCTGCGTCTGACCCGCGGCTCTTCCCTGCGGTCCCGCAGCTGGTGACAAAATTTGCTGAAGGCATCCTTTGTCAGATTTTCCAGCGCCTCCACTATAGCCCACGAAATGGTTACGCGGACCATTTTCTCGTCGCCGTCCTTCGGTGTCTTATTTCGCTCAGATTAAATTACGCGCCTAAATTTCAAGGGAGGTCCTGCGCCTGCGTACGaggaaacaggtttttttttaattgtttttttttttttttttttttttttttttaccgccACCCTCAAGTGTTAACTTCCTTGAAATCACCTacaaccatagactgtataaaagtGGATGTCGACGCCGGGTCTGAAAATTGAAGCCAGTTCAGAAGTGCCTTAAAGTGCAACACCACTGAAACCAGGACTGCAGCCTGCTGTCATTCGCTGAGGAATGGCCCCTAAAACTAAGAAAACGGCTTTACGAGACGCACTGGAGGACCTGTCGAAGCAGAACTTCGACAAGTTCTGCGCTGAGCTCCTGGACCGGAGGGAAGAGCCGCGGGTCAGACGCAACAAGGTTGAGGGAAAAGGCTTCATAGAAATCACTGACGTTCTGGTGTCAACTTTTACCGAGGCCAAAGCTGTGGAGGTGGCTGTGGACATACTGAGACAGATTGGCTGCAACGAGGATGCAGAGAGACTCGGTAAATATGTTGTTACGGTGTCTGACAACGGGAACAGGAACGAGTAGTCTTGTGGGTATTGTCAGGCTGCAGAACATCCTTAAACTTTTTGGGTATAGTTATAAGGTAATCTGAGTCGAAATTAAAGTGAAAAGCGTTTGAACTCGTTGGCTTCCTTTTTAACTTTCACTTTCGAATATATGTACACGCGTGGACAAAATTGTTGGTACCTTACCTTTTCCAACTGACAAAAGTaataatacatataaatatactgAAAATTATTTCAGTAATTGTTGTGCAACAAAATATTAAGTTATGGGTACGATCATTTTTGAATGATTCTGTTGAACCACAGTTCAAAAGcagtgtttggttttcattagataattttctgtatttatttatttatttatttattattacttttgaCAAACTATAAAGCATAAATAATCTTATGACCAAACCCAAGCTTCCAGCTGGGGTTTACACATTCACTTGTCCTGAGGGTGCTTCCCACTCATATTACAgctcacttttattttctgttttgcagttGAAGAGGTTGAAGAGATAAATCGTGGTTGCCGTGAGAGTGAGTTGTTTTTAGATTATATAAATCTGTCATACAGTACTTACAATATTATAATGTAAATGTTAAGCAGTGTCTTGAGATTTGACCATAAAGGTCATTTGACATGATAGAAacatgatagaaaaaaaaatctttagttCACCAAAACATAATTATCCCAAGACCATGAATTAAAGCAAgttatttgctgtgtgttgtaTGACTATACACTAATCTAAGAGCAATTaaactattttaattttaattttcccTACATTTGTTTCAGGTGCAACGCCCTCATCtggagcagctggtggaaaTAAAAGGGCACAAAGCGGATGCACAGGTAGTGTGAGCTCTTCTCAGTAAACGCCTTATACTACTGCTAGTGGTCTTGCAGTAGAGTCCTCGCTGTGGGTTACTGTGTCCAGAAACCCAGAATCTGACTGTAAAGCCCAGTTTATGACATGGTTGGATATTTAGGACAGGGGTAACTTGATCAAGAGTAACACTGCCCGCTGATGAGTGCTTATTAGTATTATAGGTTTTAAAGAGCTGTTATAGTATTTTGGGGAAATGTGCTTTTGCACATTCTTAACCAGAATTAAGTGAGAAGGTCGATACCTTTCTCATATCTGTGTGTTAAAACTAGAGCTAAAACCATGAGATGGTTACTTTAGCATACATGCTGGAAACGGGCAAACAACGAGCCTGGATCTGCCCAAAGTTAGAAAATCCATCTACCAGCAACTTGTTTGTTGAACTTTGGACAGGTTGTTCATCTCCGCCTCCAGTCTGTATGCTAAGCTGAGCTAACTGCCTCCTAGTTTCATATAtagcatacagacatgagagtggtatcaatcacCTCATCGCACTCccagacaagaaaacaaatgattgtatttcccaaaatgccatcGTAAAAATTTGCATGTGAGAGCTTTACAAAATGGCATGTAGATATGTCATGTTATAACTCTAAAATGTAGCccttctttattattattattattattattattattattactacgcTAAAACACCGttgtgtcatgtttgtgtttcattttggcacacacacatacaaataaagaTGCACTACTTACACAACTAAACTACAGAGATCACTGTTACAGAATCTCAAGTTCTTTTCTCAGGAAATCCAAGGCAggaattgtgtgtttttaatatttgatgAATTTTCTAAGAGAAACATTCTCTTCAAAAGAAATGTATTAAgttggctgtagcttcatgtttaaatccagtcagtaattttttttcctcctctttcctcagaCCGGCACTTTGTGGATATACACAAATTAGAGCTGACCCGCAGAGTGAGCAGTGTTGCACCCATTTTGGATGAGCTCTTAGACTCTAACGTCATCCAGCAAGAAGGTTACGATAGAATCAGAGCTCTGGCTACCTCTCAGGATAAGATAAGGGAGATCTACATTTTCCTGAGAGCTGGAGAAACCTGCAAAGACATCTTCTACGAAGTGCTTAAGAAAAATGAACCATTTCTCATTGCTGACCTCCATAAAAAGAAGTAAATTTTAGGGTGAACTCCATTTTTAGACCAGATATGAACTGTCTACCtgaatacaaaatgtttttaatcccTTGTCAAAGGTGAACTACTATTGTTGATGCCATGTCTCTATGGAGGTTTTCTACTTTGGTTTTTTAATGTTAAGTCagaatgtaattttaaaatttgttgAAATTTGTGTCCAAATCAGTGAGGCTGTTTTAATTGGTTTAACAACGCACACATGATGAGATTCCCTGTCAGGTTTACAAAACAGATGCAGAACATGTTCAGTCCTCTAAGAAATGAATTGAGGTTCTCACCAAATATATGAAAGCTTGTTTTTTGCAGACTTTGCTGTTGGAActtcattcaaaatgttttctgttttgaaattTGTAGTAAAATCGTACAATTTCTGTATCTGCTGCTTTGCATTTTGAGTGAAAGGAGTGCCTTAAACATTGGTATAATTGTAAATCTTTACTACAAATACAAATCTTTTCTGATATGataagctttaaaaatcacatgCACCGTTTGTCTTACGGTGTGTTGTTGACTTCAGGGTTGTTTTGCCCATCGCATTTGTCACAGAGGTAGGGCCAAGGTCGGAAATGTGTCTGGATTTTAACTGCATCCattgaaaaaatacaaaaatattgcaACTATTACTGtctttcattattattattattattgtgcaCAATCATGGGGAAACATGCTCATTGATCAGacttatttcatttcaaaatgtaaaatgggTCTCAGGAGGTTATGTCAGGATAAGTTAAATTTTGATTACAACCTTCAGTTATGGACAGAAATGCTTTTAGAAGACTACAACAAAATGCCTCTctagtaaaggatctgaatacttctttcaCCTATGGAGACAGTTCATCCAGAGGGGGcgataaacacaacacaactgcagagaaatgacaaaagaagaagaagaagaagaagcaccAGCTGTAGCAcgtaacaacaacaaaccaagcAGGAACAGGTGAcctgattctttgtgtctttggGAAACCGTAGGTCATCTAACATTAACGCTGTTCATTAATGTGCCACAAACAGCTTTGTGCCGTAGCTTTCATTCACTTATCCATTTTGCACTTAGTGTCGTGTTCTTGGAGTTAGATCACCGAGCTAGCTAATCGGTGAATCAGGCTGCAAATTTAACCTCAGTTTGACGGTAGTTCATGTGGATTTGTGGGTCCTGAGTCCTG
Proteins encoded:
- the pycard gene encoding apoptosis-associated speck-like protein containing a CARD; this encodes MAPKTKKTALRDALEDLSKQNFDKFCAELLDRREEPRVRRNKVEGKGFIEITDVLVSTFTEAKAVEVAVDILRQIGCNEDAERLVEEVEEINRGCRESATPSSGAAGGNKRAQSGCTDRHFVDIHKLELTRRVSSVAPILDELLDSNVIQQEGYDRIRALATSQDKIREIYIFLRAGETCKDIFYEVLKKNEPFLIADLHKKK
- the LOC121186321 gene encoding uncharacterized protein LOC121186321 isoform X1; translated protein: MVRVTISWAIVEALENLTKDAFSKFCHQLRDRREEPRVRRRDVEGKTCLEIADFLVSTFTEPGARTVTLEVLRQINCNQVADTLDSKTKACVDKGDPTFRKTSNGELETAPSQEAKTQRRQGHPVTVKEPEEVEAEARALVLSEGGDPSNGRLVLSRFVIQFGQYNGKTFKWLLENDVSYTAFLVASHQMEPKNGEPTMSQRRLMANKDSFTRYAMAYPEVSKEVRDHCKKAKVRSLQEGQALVGFGIYKSETLRGLYESKSEAKINYVQFLLGKKSTCQPWSKMEVAIRYILQRDQKRAAAARKRQTRGKRSKAPAGP
- the LOC121186321 gene encoding uncharacterized protein LOC121186321 isoform X2; this encodes MVRVTISWAIVEALENLTKDAFSKFCHQLRDRREEPRVRRRDVEGKTCLEIADFLVSTFTEPGARTVTLEVLRQINCNQVADTLDSKTKACVDKGDPTFRKTSNGELETAPSQEAKTQRRQGHPVTVKEPEEVEAEARALVLSEGGDPSNGRLVLSRFVIQFGQYNGKTFKWLLENDVSYTAFLVASHQMEPKNGEPTMSQRRLMANKDSFTRYAMAYPEVSKEVRDHCKKAKVRSLQEGQALVGFGIYKSETLRGLYESKSEAKINYVQFLLGKKSTCQPWSKMEVAIRYILQRDQKRAAAARKRQTRGKRSKAPGP